A stretch of Streptomyces vietnamensis DNA encodes these proteins:
- a CDS encoding ATP-binding protein, with product MRDPLSVLTEAFTAFLFGKVETTRLPVRTSTGQAQAVYLPTAAPGLGDSGVIIGREVYSGKGYIYDPFQLYGQQLPAPHWLVLGESGNGKSALEKTYVLRQLRFRDRQVVVLDAQGEDGVGEWNLIAQELGITPIRLDPMVANDAGIRLNPLDPSITTTGQLALLRTIIEVAMGHGLDERSGFALKVAHAYVTEHTTDRQPILTDIVERLRHPEAESAEAMNVDIDDVRAWGLDVALVLDRLVDGDLRGMFDGPTTVGIDLDAPLIVFDLSHIDRNSIAMPILMAIVGVWLEHTWIRPDRKKRIFLVEEAWHIINSPFVAQLFQRLLKFGRRLGLSFVAVVHHLSDVVDGAAAKEAAAILKMASTRTIYAQKADEARNTGRVLGLPRWAVEIIPTLTPGIAVWDVNGNVQVVKHLITEKERPLVYTDRAMTEASVADPELEWETEQRAILIEQQMNGTSQSTVA from the coding sequence ATGCGAGATCCGCTGTCCGTCCTCACCGAAGCCTTCACCGCCTTCCTCTTCGGGAAGGTGGAGACGACCCGCCTGCCCGTCCGCACCTCCACCGGGCAGGCCCAGGCCGTCTACCTGCCGACCGCCGCACCCGGCCTCGGCGACTCCGGCGTCATCATCGGCCGCGAGGTCTACAGCGGCAAGGGCTACATCTACGACCCCTTCCAGCTGTACGGGCAGCAGCTCCCCGCCCCCCACTGGCTGGTCCTCGGCGAATCCGGCAACGGAAAGTCGGCCCTGGAGAAGACGTACGTCCTCCGCCAGCTCCGCTTCCGCGACCGTCAGGTCGTCGTCCTCGACGCCCAGGGCGAGGACGGCGTCGGCGAATGGAACCTCATCGCCCAGGAGCTGGGGATAACCCCCATCCGCCTGGACCCGATGGTCGCCAACGACGCGGGCATCCGCCTCAACCCCCTCGACCCCTCCATCACCACCACCGGTCAGCTGGCCCTCCTCCGCACCATCATCGAAGTGGCGATGGGCCACGGCCTCGACGAGCGCTCCGGCTTCGCCCTCAAGGTCGCCCACGCCTACGTCACCGAGCACACCACCGACCGGCAGCCGATCCTCACCGACATCGTCGAGCGCCTCCGCCACCCGGAGGCCGAATCGGCGGAGGCGATGAACGTCGACATAGACGACGTACGGGCCTGGGGCCTGGACGTCGCCCTCGTCCTCGACCGCCTCGTCGACGGCGACCTCCGCGGCATGTTCGACGGCCCGACGACGGTCGGCATCGACCTCGACGCCCCCCTCATCGTCTTCGACCTGTCCCACATCGACCGCAACTCCATCGCCATGCCCATCCTCATGGCGATCGTCGGCGTCTGGCTGGAACACACCTGGATCCGCCCCGACCGGAAGAAGCGCATCTTCCTCGTGGAGGAGGCCTGGCACATCATCAACAGCCCCTTCGTGGCCCAGCTGTTCCAGCGCCTCCTGAAGTTCGGCCGCCGCCTCGGCCTGAGCTTCGTGGCGGTGGTCCACCACCTCTCCGACGTCGTGGACGGAGCAGCGGCGAAAGAAGCGGCAGCCATCCTCAAGATGGCCTCCACCCGCACCATCTACGCCCAGAAGGCCGACGAGGCACGCAACACGGGCCGGGTCCTCGGCCTGCCCCGCTGGGCGGTCGAGATCATCCCGACCCTCACCCCCGGCATCGCGGTCTGGGACGTCAACGGCAACGTGCAGGTGGTCAAACACCTCATCACCGAGAAGGAACGCCCCCTCGTCTACACCGACCGCGCCATGACGGAAGCCTCCGTCGCGGACCCGGAACTGGAGTGGGAGACCGAACAGCGCGCGATCCTCATCGAGCAGCAGATGAACGGCACTTCGCAGTCGACGGTGGCGTGA
- a CDS encoding membrane protein — protein sequence MPAERSLARRVSTTIVAALLFLPLLLATAAQAAPTPTPSTPSPSASASRNPSDSDCSFLVGEPRTLCERSQSGGGSVPLPETNNEQDPLASLARGFADAAIKVIDELSKAVKETADVDFTNMQFLGRYAIVFAAATFLTLLLWLLAVAKRAVRGVPLTTALSEAIGFLWLTVLASAFTPLILYTVVNATDAITEVIASGTGQQTDIFFGSFKQALQKGDSIGGGPIMLIIVSLVTVIAAGVLYLELFLRAVLLYVGALLGVVVYSGLVDKNMWGHVRRWAGIMIAIILVKPVIVIVLGLAGALSSDTGPDSVSAVVSGLSIILLAIFASAMIYRFVPGFGDEIAASRNNRLHRAGENAAAAVISSPASLVSQGIKTHSTRDNGGGTSQSSAPRPANPVSGGMAAHSSRGAGGGGGTGGATPPPRSSSPTAGTPHSNRKNTGAGGAGR from the coding sequence ATGCCCGCTGAACGAAGCCTGGCAAGGCGCGTGTCGACCACGATCGTCGCCGCCCTCCTCTTCCTGCCCCTCCTGCTCGCAACGGCCGCCCAGGCGGCTCCCACACCGACGCCGTCGACGCCCTCCCCGAGCGCAAGCGCGAGCAGGAACCCGAGCGACAGCGACTGCAGCTTCCTGGTGGGAGAGCCCAGGACACTCTGCGAGCGGAGCCAGTCCGGCGGCGGCTCGGTGCCGCTCCCCGAAACGAACAACGAGCAGGACCCGCTCGCATCCCTCGCCCGCGGCTTCGCCGACGCTGCCATCAAGGTCATCGACGAACTCTCCAAGGCCGTCAAAGAGACCGCCGACGTCGACTTCACCAACATGCAGTTCCTCGGCCGCTACGCCATCGTCTTCGCCGCCGCCACCTTCCTCACCCTCCTCCTCTGGCTCCTCGCCGTCGCCAAGCGGGCCGTCCGCGGCGTCCCCCTCACCACGGCCCTCTCCGAAGCCATCGGCTTCCTCTGGCTGACGGTCCTCGCCTCCGCCTTCACGCCCCTGATCCTCTACACCGTCGTCAACGCCACCGACGCCATCACCGAGGTCATCGCCTCCGGCACCGGCCAGCAGACCGACATCTTCTTCGGCAGCTTCAAACAGGCCCTCCAGAAGGGCGACAGCATCGGTGGCGGCCCCATCATGCTGATCATCGTGTCCCTGGTGACCGTCATCGCCGCCGGCGTCCTCTACCTGGAACTGTTCCTCCGCGCCGTCCTGCTGTACGTCGGCGCGCTCCTCGGCGTCGTCGTCTACTCCGGCCTCGTCGACAAGAACATGTGGGGCCACGTCCGCCGCTGGGCCGGCATCATGATCGCGATCATCCTGGTCAAACCGGTCATCGTGATCGTCCTCGGTCTGGCCGGCGCGCTCTCCTCCGACACCGGCCCCGACTCCGTCTCCGCCGTCGTGTCCGGCCTCTCGATCATCCTGCTCGCCATCTTCGCCTCCGCGATGATCTACCGCTTCGTCCCCGGCTTCGGCGACGAGATCGCCGCCTCCCGCAACAACCGCCTCCACCGCGCCGGCGAGAACGCGGCCGCGGCCGTCATCTCCTCCCCCGCCTCCCTCGTCTCCCAGGGCATCAAGACCCACAGCACCCGCGACAACGGCGGCGGCACCTCCCAGAGCTCCGCCCCCCGCCCCGCCAACCCCGTCTCCGGCGGCATGGCCGCCCACAGCAGCCGCGGCGCAGGCGGAGGCGGCGGCACCGGCGGCGCCACGCCCCCACCCCGTAGCAGCAGCCCCACCGCGGGCACCCCGCACAGCAACCGCAAGAACACAGGAGCAGGAGGTGCAGGGCGTTGA
- a CDS encoding SCO6880 family protein, translating to MTTQSQPVAPRRTYLVGRARPNAIVGKNRETGEIALIIVGAFLGMMSGLLVPALPLRIALLAGLPMLAIAAVYLPYKHRTFYKWFEINRSYKRMLKRGTAYRSVASEAGTRLDGREVEVGPPPGIGRIGWLAAPFGPDEIAVLLHADRRTVTAAIEIEGPGVGLRDSEDQEALVDRFGTLLKHVANGDGFVTRLQMLARTLPADPDAHAKDVAQRGDTQAPAWLQESYDQLQSMVSTSSEQHRAYLVACMHYTRDLAAEANAMARAARHASGARKLDRDAGLAVVMARELTDICARLAEADIRVRQPLGQSRLASLVHSMYDPDHPIDHIQAMTKRNAWPAELDAMEPTYLQAKTRESSTRAPWCHATAWVKEWPMTPVGVNFLAPLLVHTPDVIRTVAVTMDLEPTEVAIERMLTEKTNDEAEASRQAKMNRTVDPRDIAAHGRLDQRGEDLASGAAGVNLVGYITVSSRSPEALARDKRTIRASAGKSYLKLEWCDREHHRAFVNTLPFATGIRR from the coding sequence TTGACGACCCAGTCCCAGCCGGTCGCGCCCCGCCGCACGTATCTCGTCGGCCGCGCCCGGCCGAACGCGATCGTCGGCAAGAACCGGGAGACCGGCGAGATCGCCCTGATCATCGTCGGCGCCTTCCTCGGCATGATGAGCGGACTCCTCGTCCCCGCCCTCCCCCTGCGGATCGCGCTCCTCGCGGGCCTGCCCATGCTCGCGATCGCCGCCGTGTACCTCCCGTACAAGCACCGCACCTTCTACAAGTGGTTCGAGATCAACCGCAGCTACAAGCGGATGCTCAAGCGCGGCACCGCCTACCGCTCCGTCGCCTCCGAGGCCGGCACCCGCCTCGACGGCCGCGAGGTCGAGGTCGGCCCGCCCCCCGGCATCGGCCGCATCGGCTGGCTCGCCGCCCCCTTCGGCCCCGACGAGATCGCCGTCCTCCTCCACGCCGACCGCCGCACCGTCACCGCCGCCATCGAGATCGAGGGCCCCGGCGTCGGCCTGCGCGACAGCGAGGACCAGGAGGCCCTCGTCGACCGCTTCGGCACCCTCCTCAAGCACGTCGCCAACGGCGACGGCTTCGTGACCCGCCTCCAGATGCTGGCCCGCACCCTCCCCGCCGACCCCGACGCCCACGCCAAGGACGTCGCCCAGCGCGGAGACACCCAGGCCCCCGCCTGGCTCCAGGAGTCCTACGACCAGCTCCAGTCGATGGTCTCCACCTCCAGCGAGCAGCACCGCGCCTACCTCGTCGCCTGCATGCACTACACCCGCGACCTGGCCGCCGAGGCCAACGCCATGGCCCGCGCCGCCCGCCACGCCTCCGGCGCCCGCAAGCTCGACCGCGACGCCGGCCTCGCCGTCGTCATGGCCCGCGAGCTCACCGACATCTGCGCCCGCCTCGCCGAGGCCGACATCCGCGTCCGCCAGCCCCTCGGCCAGTCCCGTCTCGCGTCCCTCGTGCACTCCATGTACGACCCGGACCACCCCATCGACCACATCCAGGCCATGACGAAACGAAACGCTTGGCCCGCCGAACTCGACGCCATGGAACCGACGTACCTCCAGGCCAAGACCCGCGAGTCCTCCACCCGCGCCCCCTGGTGCCACGCCACCGCCTGGGTGAAGGAGTGGCCGATGACCCCGGTCGGCGTCAACTTCCTCGCCCCGCTCCTCGTCCACACCCCCGACGTCATCCGCACGGTCGCCGTCACCATGGACCTGGAGCCCACCGAGGTCGCCATCGAGCGCATGCTCACCGAGAAGACCAACGACGAGGCCGAGGCGTCCCGCCAGGCCAAGATGAACCGTACGGTCGACCCCCGCGACATCGCCGCCCACGGCCGGCTCGACCAGCGGGGTGAAGATCTCGCCAGCGGCGCGGCAGGAGTGAACCTCGTCGGGTACATCACGGTGTCGTCGCGTTCGCCCGAGGCCCTCGCCCGGGACAAGCGCACGATCAGGGCCTCCGCCGGCAAGTCGTACCTGAAGCTGGAGTGGTGCGACCGCGAGCACCACCGGGCCTTTGTGAACACCTTGCCGTTCGCGACCGGCATCCGCCGCTAG